In the genome of Carassius carassius chromosome 47, fCarCar2.1, whole genome shotgun sequence, one region contains:
- the LOC132130264 gene encoding uncharacterized protein LOC132130264, producing the protein MVLLTLLGVTALILRERKKVNITHSGQKENTEQSDVPPVKSPDGRELDDPDTVCATSSCNNDIHQSTVCAPSDSSVDFSPASFSATSSSTDNAPQATVCAASGCSNDVSKATVCVASGCSNDVSKATVCAASGCSNDVSKPTVCAASGCSNDISKATVCAASGCSNDVSKATVCAASGCSNDVSRPTVCATSLCAASGCSNDVSKATVFAASGCSNDISKATVCAASGCSNDISKPTVCAASGCSNDVSKATVCVASGCSNDVSKATVCVASGCSNDISKATVCVASGCSNDISKPTVCAASGCSNDVSKATVCVASGCSNDISKPTVCAASGCSNDVSKATVCAASGCSNDVSKATVCVASGCSNDISKATVCVASGCSNDVSKATVCVASGCSNDISKPTVCAASGCSNDVSKATVCVASGCSNDVSKATVCVASGCSNDVSKATVCAASGCSNDVSKATVCAASGCSNDVSKATVCAASGCSNDVSKATVCAASGCSNDISKATVCPASGCSNDVSKATVCAVSGCSNDVSKATVCAASGCSNDVSNDNVPQCAACALLDISDNFTQATVWSVLANGDDVSQCAAYALLDDRDDFPQATVCASSSCSNDVPQIRSKSSDDVSFFTAMSSLSDDVAPALFSVMSKNNNDAPPVLLHVTSDCKDDALQTSVRCEADLSVDVPQSPFHETLDCRVSVPQASACAAPDCSVDAPQATVCQTEDTVPPQSSQLQEDETTIVINSRRYEIKGHLGEGGFGTVYAATRLDDGLQVAVKFASIWDTKLISIDGYPEPLPLEVALQILANKGPRVQEIIQLLDWQVEPDYYFMVLERPMPCQSLYEYLKCYEGTIEEDVARVIMHQAIFAARTCCLRGVFHRDIKMENLLINPDTLQVKLIDFGCGAILTDAGYTSFAGTTEYCPPEYYMTDKYHGEPATVWSLGILLFVILFYKFPKRRDLQKINGKSWTKAGFSKECCDFIRCCLQIDPKQRIELDMLSLHDWFMITDKENNNSTIMDINSWRYVMGIQLGEGGFGTVHAATRLEDVCSGKIIEMM; encoded by the exons ATGGTACTCTTAACGTTGCTTGGAGTAACTGCTTTAATTCTAAGAGAAAGGAAGAAGGTCAACATCACTCACTCAGGTCAAAAAGAAAATACAGAGCAGAGTGATGTACCACCTGTGAAGAGTCCTGATG GCCGAGAACTCGATGACCCAGATACAGTCTGTGCCACCTCCAGCTGTAATAATGACATCCACCAATCTACAGTCTGTGCACCATCCGACTCTTCTGTTGACTTCTCTCCAGCTTCTTTCAGTGCCACATCCAGCAGTACTGATAATGCCCCCCAAGCTACAGTCTGTGCTGCGTCCGGCTGTAGTAATGATGTCTCCAAAGCTACAGTCTGTGTCGCATCCGGCTGTAGTAATGACGTCTCCAAAGCTACAGTCTGTGCCGCGTCCGGCTGTAGTAATGATGTCTCCAAACCTACAGTCTGTGCTGCATCCGGCTGTAGTAATGACATCTCCAAAGCTACAGTCTGTGCCGCGTCCGGCTGTAGTAATGACGTCTCCAAAGCTACAGTCTGTGCCGCGTCCGGCTGTAGTAATGATGTCTCCAGACCTACAGTCTGTGCCACATCACTCTGTGCCGCTTCCGGCTGTAGTAATGACGTCTCCAAAGCTACAGTCTTTGCTGCATCCGGCTGTAGTAATGACATCTCCAAAGCTACAGTCTGTGCCGCGTCCGGCTGTAGTAATGACATCTCCAAACCTACAGTCTGTGCTGCATCCGGCTGTAGTAATGACGTCTCCAAAGCTACAGTCTGTGTCGCGTCCGGCTGTAGTAATGACGTCTCCAAAGCTACAGTCTGTGTCGCGTCCGGCTGTAGTAATGACATCTCCAAAGCTACAGTCTGTGTCGCGTCCGGCTGTAGTAATGACATCTCCAAACCTACAGTCTGTGCTGCATCCGGCTGTAGTAATGACGTCTCCAAAGCTACAGTCTGTGTCGCGTCCGGCTGTAGTAATGACATCTCCAAACCTACAGTCTGTGCTGCATCCGGCTGTAGTAATGACGTCTCCAAAGCTACAGTCTGTGCTGCATCCGGCTGTAGTAATGACGTCTCCAAAGCTACAGTCTGTGTCGCGTCCGGCTGTAGTAATGACATCTCCAAAGCTACAGTCTGTGTCGCGTCCGGCTGTAGTAATGACGTCTCCAAAGCTACAGTCTGTGTCGCGTCCGGCTGTAGTAATGACATCTCCAAACCTACAGTCTGTGCTGCATCCGGCTGTAGTAATGACGTCTCCAAAGCTACAGTCTGTGTCGCGTCCGGCTGTAGTAATGACGTCTCCAAAGCTACAGTCTGTGTCGCGTCCGGCTGTAGTAATGACGTCTCCAAAGCTACAGTCTGTGCCGCGTCCGGCTGTAGTAATGACGTCTCCAAAGCTACAGTCTGTGCCGCGTCCGGCTGTAGTAATGACGTATCCAAAGCTACAGTCTGTGCCGCGTCCGGCTGTAGTAATGACGTCTCCAAAGCTACAGTCTGTGCCGCGTCCGGCTGTAGTAATGACATCTCCAAAGCTACAGTCTGTCCCGCATCCGGCTGTAGTAATGACGTCTCCAAAGCTACAGTCTGTGCCGTGTCCGGCTGTAGTAATGATGTCTCCAAAGCTACAGTCTGTGCCGCGTCCGGCTGTAGTAATGACGTCTCCAATGATAATGTCCCCCAATGTGCAGCCTGTGCTCTATTAGACATTAGTGATAACTTCACCCAAGCTACAGTCTGGTCCGTGTTAGCCAATGGTGATGACGTCTCCCAATGTGCAGCCTATGCCCTGTTAGATGACAGAGATGACTTCCCCCAAGCTACAGTCTGTGCCTCATCCAGCTGTAGTAATGACGTCCCCCAAATTAGGTCCAAATCAAGTGATGACGTCTCTTTTTTCACTGCCATGTCTAGCTTAAGTGATGATGTTGCTCCAGCTTTATTCTCTGTGATGTCCAAAAACAATAATGACGCCCCTCCAGTTTTACTTCATGTCACATCTGACTGTAAAGATGACGCCCTCCAAACATCAGTCCGTTGTGAAGCTGACTTGAGTGTCGACGTCCCTCAGTCTCCATTTCACGAAACATTAGACTGTAGAGTCAGTGTCCCCCAAGCTTCAGCCTGTGCAGCGCCCGACTGTAGTGTTGATGCTCCCCAAGCTACAGTTTGTCAGACAGAGGACACTGTCCCACCTCAGTCAAGCCAACTACAAGAGGATGAGACAACTATTG TCATCAATTCACGCCGTTATGAAATCAAAGGTCATCTGGGTGAAGGAGGCTTTGGAACTGTTTATGCAGCGACTCGTTTGGATGATGGCCTACAG GTGGCAGTAAAATTTGCCTCCATCTGGGACACGAAACTCATCAGCATT GACGGCTATCCTGAACCTCTTCCACTGGAGGTGGCTTTGCAAATTCTTGCAAATAAAGGCCCCAGGGTTCAGGAAATCATCCAGCTTCTGGATTGGCAGGTGGAGCCTGACTATTACTTTATGGTGCTAGAGCGGCCCATGCCCTGTCAGTCCTTGTATGAATATTTAAAGTGCTATGAGGGCACCATTGAAGAGGACGTGGCACGAGTTATAATGCACCAGGCAATATTCGCAGCCCGAACATGCTGCCTGCGTGGAGTGTTTCACCGGGACATTAAGATGGAAAACCTTCTGATTAACCCGGACACACTCCAAGTCAAATTAATTGACTTTGGGTGCGGTGCAATCCTCACCGACGCGGGTTACACGTCCTTTGCTG GCACAACAGAGTACTGCCCTCCAGAGTATTACATGACCGACAAGTACCACGGGGAACCAGCGACAGTGTGGTCACTCGGGATCCTCTTgtttgtgatacttttttataAATTTCCAAAGAGACGGGACCTGCAGAAGATAAATGGTAAAAGCTGGACCAAAGCTGGCTTTTCGAAAG AATGCTGTGATTTTATTCGCTGCTGTCTACAGATCGACCCGAAGCAGCGAATAGAACTGGACATGCTCAGTCTCCATGACTGGTTTATG ATCACAGACAAGGAGAATAACAACAGCACAATTATGG ACATCAATTCATGGCGTTATGTAATGGGCATTCAGCTGGGTGAGGGAGGCTTTGGAACGGTTCATGCAGCCACCCGTTTGGAGGATGTCTGTTCAGGGAAAATTAttgaaatgatgtga